CCCGTATTGGGAACAGGAGGATAGAAGCGGTACGCAGGAGAAGTGAGAGGAGAAAGAGCTTTCTGATAAAAACGGATAAGTACAATGACTATCTTTTTCATCGATACCACCCTTTCTTCTTAGTACAGACATACCCATTATTCTTCTTTGGAAAAGGAAAGTGCAGCCACCGCGTCATGCAGGTGTATGGATTCCTCATTCCTGCATTCCACTTGAAAGGAACGGATGAAGTCCATTTCATATAAGTCTGCCGCTATTAATCGACATAAATCTTCTACAAATCGGGGATTCTCATAGGCCTGTTCTGTCACCATTTTCTCATCAGGACGTTTTAACACAGGGTGAAGAAGAGCACTGGCATTTGTTTCTGCTGCTTCTAACAACTCTTTTTTCCAGTCAAAAGACACATGTTCATACAAATTTGCCTTGATGGTAACCATGCCTCTTTGATTGTGTGCCGAGTATTCACTAATTTCTTTTGAACATGGACATAGAGTAGTGACCGCTGCGGTTATTCCAATGGAAGGGCTATGTTTCTTTTCTTCCTCTTGATAAGAAGATTTCATCCACATATCCGCATGCATCAATCCGCCTTTTCCAGTTGCCGGGCCTTTCCGCTCAAAAAACCAAGGAAAGCTTACTTCCACCTCAGCATGATCCTGTTCCATCCATTGGACCAGTTCTTTGCTGAATTGAGAAAGGGATGAAAGGTCCAGCGTCCAGTTCTTTTTATGATATTCATGTAAAAGTTCTGTCAGCCTACTCATGTTTATTCCTTTGGACTGCTGGATGAGACTCGTAGTTAAAGTGAATTGAGCCACAGTCGTTTGGTGGCCGGGATCCAGTTCTGAGGTGATATTTACTGGATGACGGACGTTGCTGATACCAACTTTTTCTATAGGAAATAAGTAATCATTCGGTTTATTTTGTAAGTCGGGCATGTTTTCTTTATCTGTTGGTTTTTTTCCTTTAATAGGAGGGACAGAGCCAAAAAGTTTATGTCTTTCTTCTTTGTTGGGCAATATTTTTTTTAGGTGTAATGCCATGGTTTCTTCTCCTTTTGTCAATCTCATCATAGATGAACAATAATTTTTACGATAACTTCTAACGTATTATATAGTAATGATTACGATTTGAAAAGTTTTTCTTCTCCAAAAACCTTTTATGTGTTTGACCTAAAGGAGGAAATCAATTATAATAAGTTGATAAATAGTAATCATTACGATTTATAATTGAGAATATAAAAAAATTAAGAAGAGGGGGAGAAAACACTTATGCTTCAAGACTTATATCGCAAATTAGTGATGACGCATGCCAAGTATAGGCAGAATCATGGAAATCTTGAAGGTGATAATGTCTGGAAAGTCCATTATAAAAATCCAACATGTGGTGATGTCATCACACTTTATCTCCGCCTGGAAAGAGATAAGGTTCGAGATGTCTCCTTTGAAGGAGAAGGATGCAGCATTAGTATGGCTTCCTCATCAATGATGACGGAACTCATTAAAAATGAAGAGTTGGACACGGTTTCTGCTTTACGAGAAGCATTTGAACAGCTTATTCGTCAAGGAGAGAAACCAGGTGATGATATTGATCTTGGAGATGCCATGGCATTGGAAGGGGTCCACAAACTAAGAGCCCGCCATAATTGTGCATTAATGGCGTGGCAAGCCTTAGATAAGATATTGGATGATGTAGATTCTTACAGAGGACTGAAAGAAATGGAAATAAGGTAATCCACTGCAATAAAGCATGTTGCAGGGGGAATTGTCTGTTATAAATAGTAATATCAATTTAAGATATGAAGGAAAGGATGAAAAGAACATGGCGAAAAAATCAAAGATCGCAAAAGAACGTAAAAGACAAGAACTTGTGATGAAATATGCAGAGAAGCGGCGAGAGCTAAAAGAAAAAGGGGATTATGAAGCCCTTAGAAAGCTTCCTCGTGATTCTTCTCCGACAAGACTTACCAGTCGTTGTGCCATCACTGGGAGACCAAGAGGCGTCATAAGAAAGTTCGAGCTGTCCAGAATTAAATTTCGTGAGCTTGCTCATAAAGGACAAATTCCGGGTGTAAAAAAATCAAGCTGGTAAATAAAATTCTCCCTGCTATGGGAGTTTTTATTTATCTCTGACGCTCCAATAGAAAAGAAGAGAGGTATTTTAGATGAATAAAAAGACTCCTGTCACAATCATTAGCGGTTCGATAGGGTCGGGAAAGACAACTCTCATAAACGAACTGGTCTCTGCGTCAAAAGATATGAATACAGCCGTTATATCGCATGAGCCAAAACCGGTGACAGTGGTGGAACCCATTGGCCAAGTGAGAAAATATAAAAAACGGACGTTGGCTTCAACATATACGGTTTGTACTTCAACAATGGAAGAGTTATTGGAAGAAATGAAAAAACTAGCCGCCATAAATGACATCGATTATATCTTTATGGAGTTAGCAGGTACGGTTGAAGCTTTTCCTATTACTTATATGCTGTATAATCCTGAAGATGAAGATGCTTATTCTATATTAGAAGATATCTATATAGATAATATTGTCACTGTTATTGATACAACAAATTTCTGGCTTGATTTTACCTCAGACAAACAAATCCATTATCAACACCCTCTGACTCATCACATGACAGAGATGATGATGGCTGACCTGCTCATCAACCAAATAGAATGGTGTAATCTGCTTCTGATGAATAAGTACAAACACGTGAATAAAGAAAGGATCAATGAACTGGAGTGGTTTCTGGAAAAATTACAGCCTGCCGGCGAGATAGTAAAATTAGATTCAGGTGACACTTTAGCTAAGTATTTGTTCTATCGCCGCACATTTGATATGGAAGAAATGAGTAAAGCCTCCGCATTTTTAGGGGAAAAAACTGATGAAAGCAACGTTTTGAAGGTGGTAGGTGAGTATGGCATTGGCTCTTTTGTATATAAACGGGAAGGGTCTTTTCATTATGAACGGTTTCGGAAGTGGCTGGAACAACTGCCGCAGGAAATTTTACGTTCAAAAGGAATCGTATCCTTTTCCGAAGATAAAAAGAGAGGCTTTTTGTCTCAAGCAGGTCCTTCTATCACGTTAGAAATGGAAGAAGAATCATCCATTGGCAGACGTTCTGAAGAAAAAATTGAACTACATTTTATTGGGATAGAGCTTCCCTGTAAAGATATAATTGATGCATTAGATGCGTGTCTTGAACCTGCTCAAGAGAATCGAACTTTGATGGAAAAGTGTAAAGATATATCAGGTTTTAAGTAAAAAAGAATAACATTAAAGATATGCTCTGGAAAAAGAACGTGGAAAGCATGAGAGAGGGGGGATTCAAACTGGAAAAGGAACAGTAGAAATTATTGTCTTATCGTGAATCGATGCTGGAACACTTTCATAGAGAGTGGTATATACATCCAGTTTTGGTATTTATCTTAACCCTTCTTTTAAAAGGAAGGGTTTTATCTTTGATATTTAAATTGTAAATATTATCTAAATTGAAATCTCCTTGTCTTATCATGATTTGGGCAGACCATGATGGAAAAATGCAGGAAGAATGTGCACAAATTGAACTTCATTCCAAAAATATATCGTAATTATTACGATTTAATTTGACAATGATAGATCTCGTTTCTATAATAAATAACATAAATAGTAATAATTACGATTTACGGGAGCGATGTTCTTTGGATAATGTGGAAAGAATTCCAGTAACTATTTTAACGGGGTTTCTAGGATCAGGTAAAACAACGTTACTGAATCATCTTCTTACAGCAGATCATGGGGAAAGAATTGCGGTTATTGTGAATGAGTTTGGAGAAGTGGGAATTGATAATCAATTAGTGGTTGGTGCGGAAGAAGAGATTTTTGAAATGAATAACGGCTGCATTTGCTGCACCGTTCGAGGGGATTTAATCCGTGTTCTGACCGATCTCATAGCAGCTAAATTTGGTACCAATGGACGGAAAGGGGAAGTGGATTTTGACCGGGTTGTAATAGAGACAACTGGTTTGGCGGAACCAGCCCCAGTGATTCAATCCTTTTTTGTGGATGAAGCAATCGCCATGTTTTATCAGATGGATTCGGTGATTACGCTGGTTGATGCGAAGCATGCCAACCAACAATTGGATCAAACCCATGAAGCTCAAGAACAAGTAGCGTTTGCGGATATCATCCTGCTGAACAAAATCGACCTTGTAAACAATAAAGAAGTACAGGCACTAGAGAAAAGAATTCGCTTAATGAATCCATCGGTGAAGATTTTTAGAACAAAAAATGCTCAAATTGATCTGGAACATATATTATCCATTCATGCGTTTGAGTTAGATAAAAAATTAGAGGTCGATCCAGGCTTTTTAACAGAGGATCCGAATGATCATGAACATGATGATCACGTAACGTCTTTTGTGTTAAGAGCAAACCGTCCATTACATTTAGAGAAATTAGAAAAGTTAGTCAACCATTGGATAAGAGATTTCGGAACGGATATGTATCGATATAAAGGTATATTAAATATACAAGGAACAGAAAGAAAGGTGATTTTTCAAGGCATCCATATGCTGTTTGCTTCCACGATGGATCGCAAATGGAAGGATAATGAGGAGAGAATAAGTGAAATAGTCATCATTGGAAAAGATTTAGATCAAGAACAGTTTGAAACGCAGTTTACAGAATGTGTGGAAGAAACGTTATCTAATTAAGTAGATGGAAAAGCAGGAGAGATGTTCAATGAATATAGCTGCTGCATTAGATATTCTAAGGGAAAAAGGATATAAATTTACAGGAAAAAGAGCAAAAATGCTGGAAATATTCGTCGAAGAAAACCGGTATTTATCGGCCAAAAACGCCTTCCAATTTATGAGGGATGATTATCCCAACTTAAGTGTAGACACGATTTATCGAAATATCAAATTATTTGAGAAACTAGATATTTTAGAGTCCACAGAAATAAAAGGAGAAACACGTTATCGTTATAAATGTTCGAAAGATCATCACCATCAAATCATCTGCACTGATTGTGGCACGGTTCAAAAAATAGAAATGTGTCCGATGGAGGCTGTGTCGACTACACCGGAAGGGTTTACGATTACCCACCATAAATTTGAAATTTATGGATATTGTGAGGACTGCAAGCCATAACAGAACTTTCTCCCCAACTTTTTCAAGAAAATAAAATAATGAAGGTATCTTTTTCAATGAAACTATGGAGATCATATGAATTAGAGGTTACTTCTTATCCTTCCTTTGACACCATCATGTTTATAAAGGGAGAAACTCATTTGAGAGAGTGTGTTGTAAGGATGGATGGATAATTATTTCCAGATTTTTCTAATCTTTAAATTGTAATAATTATGAAAAAATCTCTAGGTGAGAACCTTCTTAAACAGGATATTTTGTGTTGCTAAAAAACAAAATAAGGTTTTTCGTCAAATGCGACATGTAAATAATAAATATTTTAATAGGAAAATCTAATGATTAATGGGAGGACAATATGTCACGTGTACCTGTAACAGTATTGAGCGGTTATCTTGGAGCTGGAAAAACAACGGTACTTAATTACATTTTAAATAATGCCGAAGGGCTTAAAATTGCGGTCATTGTGAATGACATGAGCGAAATTAATATCGACGCCAACCTCATTGAACAAGGAGGCTTTTCACGATCAGAAGAAAAACTGGTGGAGATGAGCAATGGCTGCATATGCTGTACTCTACGCGAGGATTTACTAGTGGAAGTAGAGAAACTTGCCAACGCTGGCGATATTGACTACATGCTTATTGAGTCTTCCGGTATTAGTGAGCCAATTCCCGTGGCACAAACGTTTACGTATTTAGATGAAGATATGGATATTGACTTAAGTCGCTTCTGCCGGCTGGATTCCCTTGTAACAGTAGTCGATGCCTATGGGTTCTGGAAGGATGTAAAGTCCGGAGAATCCCTGCTGGATAGAAAGCAGGCAGTAGGGGAGGAAGATGAACGGGAAATTGCTGATTTGCTTATTGATCAAGTGGAATTCTGCGATCAGCTGATTATAAATAAATGCGACAAACTTTCGGAAGAAGAACTAGCTAAACTGGAAGCTGTATTGAGAAAACTTCAGCCGGAAGCCACCTTCATTCGAGCAATTCACGGAAAAGTCAATCCGAAAAACATCCTCCATACTAAAGCGTTTGATTTTGAACGGGCCAGTGCTGCTGCCGGCTGGATTAAAGAATTACAGCAAGGACCTGAAAACCATACACCAGAAACCGAAGAATATGGCATTACTTCCTTTGTATATAAAAAACAGCGGCCTTTCCATACGAATCGTTTCAATGACTGGCTGGAACATCAAATGCCGGAATCCATTATCCGGGCGAAAGGTATTGTCTGGTGTGCGACACGAAATGATGTTGCTATTTCCATTTCTTATGCCGGCGGCTCTGTGTCGATCAGTCCTGTTTCTTATTGGCTCGCATCCTTGCCTCAACGTATGCAAGCACAAGTGAAAGCGGAGAATCCGGAATCGATCCGGCATTGGCATGAGGAGTTTGGCGACCGGATGAATGAATTTGTCATTATTGGAGCTGATATGAATGAAGCACAAATCCGCGAAGAATTAGATGCCTGCCTTTTAACAGATGAAGAGATGAAAACAGACTGGGAAACATTAGAAGATCCGTATGACTGGATTATTCAGCCTGCAGCCACAAATAGTTAATCAACAAATCTTGTTCAAACAAAAAATAACCATGGAGTAGAAAGTAGTAAAAATTGAAAAAAATAAATAATTACGGAAGGGGACTACATATGGAAGAAATCATTGCTATTCCCAGAAAAGTGGTATCCACATTCCGCAGAGGAAAATAATTTGAATCATATTATGTTTGAACAAAATACTTCCACATAAGTGGCAGAAACTGTTCAGGAAGAAACCGGAGCGGAAGCGCTAAAATCCATAACTTGGAATTTCGGTGGTGGAAGATGAACTCGATAAGAGTTATTTCAGTTTTTCAGTTTGATGGAACAAAACTTGCACAATCTAGAGATTTCCTTGAATGAATAATGAGAAAAACTTGAAAAAAGCAGGTTTAATATTCAAAAAGCCTAATGTAGTTGTATGTTAAACATAATATGATTAATTACTTAGATAATCTAGTGATATGATTATTTTAACAATATCAAAACGTCAGCATCTGAGAATATCTAAAAAAACCGAGGTGAAATAACCTGTGGCTTTAAATGAAAAAGCGCGATTGTTGGAGTTATTAGATAAATTGAGGGAAGAAGAAATAAGTACTATTCGACATTATATACCTAAACATCTGGGGGACCGGATAAGTTTAACTTCTCATTCTTCATGAAGACATACACCGGCTTGTTCCATAATTAGAGGGGCTGTCCCTTTTTGGACAGCCCCTTTCTATTTATAACTTGTTTACTCGCTTCTCGGGTTGTTGACGTTTCATTGCTTGCTTTTCTTGATTTAGTTTTAACCTTTCTTCTTTTAATTTCTGTCTTTCCTCTCGGAGTTGCGTCCTATTTTGGATTAGGTGTTTTTCGCTTTTCAGTGCTTTTGATAATGAGAAAATTAACCCAATCATGACAAAGGTAAAAGGAAGGGCTGCAATGATCATCACCGTTTGCAGGGCGTTTAAACCACCGGAAAGTAAAAGAATGGCAGCTGCTGATGATTGAATGATTCCCCAAATAAGTTTCACTGACATAGGGGGATTCATGCTTCCATTTGTTGTTTGCATGCCAAGGACAAACGTTGCTGAGTCAGCTGAAGTAATAAAGAATGTAATTATTAATAAAGTAGCAAGAACAATCATAATGGAAGCGAAAGGAAACTGCTCGAGAAGGGTAAAAAGAGCAACTTCTTCTCCCATTTTGGTCATAACGTTATAAAGGGCTCCTCCTTGTGCAATATCTTCCTGGATGGCTGTTCCTCCAAATACAGAAAACCATAATCCGCCAAAAATGGTGGGAACGGCAAGGACACCAATAACAAATTCACGAATGGTTCTTCCCCTTGACACACGGGCAATAAATGTTCCGACAAACGGAGACCAGGCAATCCACCATGCCCAATAAAAAATGGTCCAATCTTGTACCCACGATTGATCCCCCGCAAAGATATTTGTATCAAAACTCATACTAGGAAGGTTTTGCAAATAGCTTCCTAGAGTTTGCGTAAATACATTAAAAATATAAACGGTTGGCCCTGTAAAGAGGAGAAACAACATTAAACTAATAGCAAGAATGATATTAAATAAACTTAACATTTTTATACCACGATCAAGTCCTGTTGCTGCGGAGAGCATATATAATAAAGTAATGACTAAAATAACGATCAATTGAGTTGATGTATTGTTAGTCACAGAGTCGAAGATGGAGGACAAGCCACCCGTGACTTGGGCAGCACCAAAACCTAGTGAGGTAGAAACGCCAAAGATGGTAGCAAACACAACAATAACGTTTATTGCTGTGCCAATTTTTCCATTGATTCGATCCCCTAAGAGTGGTTTAAAAGCCGCACTAAGAACGCCTGGTGCTTGATGACGAAACTTAAAATAGGCGAGAGACAGAGCTACCACCGCGTAAATTGCCCATGGATGTAACCCCCAATGAAAGAATGAATAGCGAAGAGCTTCCTCTTGCGCTTCTACTGTTTCAGGAACTTGTGAAGAGGGGGCATAATAATGATATAAAGGTTCAGCCACTCCCCAGAAAACAAGCCCAATACCCATTCCAGCTGTAAATAAAAAAGCGAACCAAGTGAGGTAATGATATTCAGGCTTTTCATCAGGCTGTCCTAACTTTAATCGACCATAAGGACTAAAGATTAAGAATAAGGCAAATAACAAGAAACAAGTAGCAGAAAGTAAGTAAAACCATCCTAAATGAGAAGAAATGGCTCCTTGGATAGCACTGGTTATTGCTTCAACATTGTTTGGGGCCACAACCCCCCAAATAATAAAAAGCAGAGCTATGAACAAAGAAATGAAAAATACGGGTGTAAGTTTCTTCATGACAATGACAACACCTCTTTCTGAATAGTATAAGAAGAAAAGGACCAATTGTGTCTAGACCAATTGTGTCTACATGTAGACATCTTATAATCATGATTGTAACATAATCAATATTTCCAAACAATTATGAATTTTATAATGGATTTCAAAAAAGTCTATCTGTTTTAAAGGAAGGGAACCAGACAAGGTCAGAACTGGTTCCCATGACGGGGCGAACTGTGATCAAGCACGGGTTATTTACGCTGTTCAAGAGGTAGTTATTATTGTTTTGTTGAGGTTTATATTTAGTTAACATAATATATATTATCAGAAGTTAAATGAAGAATCGATTTCCGTCTCAAAAATTGAGTAAACTTATGATATTGAGACAGAAAAATTTAATTTAAAAACAAACTTTTGATGCTTTTGATGATTGCTATTAAGTAAGTCTAATTTCATCTCTTAGTAGTTTATTTATAATAAATCCAGGAATTGTTGTGCATTTCTCGATCACAATCACCTTTTTTTCGTAAGTATTCTAAATGAGCCAATGTTTCTCCGACAGCAAAACGTGTTTCGTGTACATTCAGTTCTTTTTTAAACAATTTTTGGCTGGCTTCATAAACATGACATGGTTTTTTAATGATGGCTTGCAGTTTTGTTAATCGTTCTTCATGGTGCTCTTTTATTTCGTCAATTCTTTCGTTTGCTCCATAAAACGGTTTTCCATGCGAAGGAATAACATAATCTGCATGCAGAGCCCTTATTTTATCTAATGACTCCAGATACAATTGAAGCGGGTTTTCTTCACCATGAAACCAGTACGATATGTTCGGAGTAATTTTGGGAAGAATATGATCAGTCCCAAGCAAAACGTTGTGTTCCGCATTATAAAATGTTACTAACCCATCTGAATGCCCGGGAGTAAAAATGACTTCGTATTCATAATTACCAATTCTAACCTTCTCCCCCTCTTCTAAATAGTGATCCACTCTAGGATAAGGGGTTACATAATGAATAAATTCTTCTGTGTTATTTTTCATTTTATTTGCTTTCTCGTCTGGAACACCTGCTAATGTGTAATTTCTGCGAATCTCATTAATAAACTCATTCGTCCATGCATTATATCCCAGGTCTGCATCTGTCTTCGTCATCGAGACATAAGCGCTGGTTTTTTCTTGCAGCCCTCCGGCATACCCAAAATGATCTGGGTGGTAGTGCGTAATGATAATGTTATTAATTTCTTTGTTGCTAAGTTCTTTATCCCACAAATCAACGGTGTATTTGTTATGTAAACCTGTGTCAATAACAGTCCAACCATCTTCTCCTTCTGCAAGAAAGCAATGAACGTGATTTAATCGAAATGGCAGATCAATTTTTATTTGCTTGATACCTAGTGTATCGATCATAAAGGAGCCCCCAATAGTGCATATTTAATAAAGGTTAAAAATAACTGTTCCCTTTGCTGCGGTCGTCTCGTCTTGTTTGACGGCTTTAACGGTGAAAATAAGTTTTTCTTCCTTTTTTTCTGTTAATTCAGCTGTGAGCGTTAATACATCATCTAAAAATACCATACCGGTAAAACGGGTTGAAAACGATT
This DNA window, taken from Alteribacillus bidgolensis, encodes the following:
- the folE2 gene encoding GTP cyclohydrolase FolE2, producing the protein MALHLKKILPNKEERHKLFGSVPPIKGKKPTDKENMPDLQNKPNDYLFPIEKVGISNVRHPVNITSELDPGHQTTVAQFTLTTSLIQQSKGINMSRLTELLHEYHKKNWTLDLSSLSQFSKELVQWMEQDHAEVEVSFPWFFERKGPATGKGGLMHADMWMKSSYQEEEKKHSPSIGITAAVTTLCPCSKEISEYSAHNQRGMVTIKANLYEHVSFDWKKELLEAAETNASALLHPVLKRPDEKMVTEQAYENPRFVEDLCRLIAADLYEMDFIRSFQVECRNEESIHLHDAVAALSFSKEE
- a CDS encoding CobW family GTP-binding protein — protein: MNKKTPVTIISGSIGSGKTTLINELVSASKDMNTAVISHEPKPVTVVEPIGQVRKYKKRTLASTYTVCTSTMEELLEEMKKLAAINDIDYIFMELAGTVEAFPITYMLYNPEDEDAYSILEDIYIDNIVTVIDTTNFWLDFTSDKQIHYQHPLTHHMTEMMMADLLINQIEWCNLLLMNKYKHVNKERINELEWFLEKLQPAGEIVKLDSGDTLAKYLFYRRTFDMEEMSKASAFLGEKTDESNVLKVVGEYGIGSFVYKREGSFHYERFRKWLEQLPQEILRSKGIVSFSEDKKRGFLSQAGPSITLEMEEESSIGRRSEEKIELHFIGIELPCKDIIDALDACLEPAQENRTLMEKCKDISGFK
- a CDS encoding glycine betaine uptake BCCT transporter, with protein sequence MKKLTPVFFISLFIALLFIIWGVVAPNNVEAITSAIQGAISSHLGWFYLLSATCFLLFALFLIFSPYGRLKLGQPDEKPEYHYLTWFAFLFTAGMGIGLVFWGVAEPLYHYYAPSSQVPETVEAQEEALRYSFFHWGLHPWAIYAVVALSLAYFKFRHQAPGVLSAAFKPLLGDRINGKIGTAINVIVVFATIFGVSTSLGFGAAQVTGGLSSIFDSVTNNTSTQLIVILVITLLYMLSAATGLDRGIKMLSLFNIILAISLMLFLLFTGPTVYIFNVFTQTLGSYLQNLPSMSFDTNIFAGDQSWVQDWTIFYWAWWIAWSPFVGTFIARVSRGRTIREFVIGVLAVPTIFGGLWFSVFGGTAIQEDIAQGGALYNVMTKMGEEVALFTLLEQFPFASIMIVLATLLIITFFITSADSATFVLGMQTTNGSMNPPMSVKLIWGIIQSSAAAILLLSGGLNALQTVMIIAALPFTFVMIGLIFSLSKALKSEKHLIQNRTQLREERQKLKEERLKLNQEKQAMKRQQPEKRVNKL
- the sufU gene encoding Fe-S cluster assembly sulfur transfer protein SufU; its protein translation is MLQDLYRKLVMTHAKYRQNHGNLEGDNVWKVHYKNPTCGDVITLYLRLERDKVRDVSFEGEGCSISMASSSMMTELIKNEELDTVSALREAFEQLIRQGEKPGDDIDLGDAMALEGVHKLRARHNCALMAWQALDKILDDVDSYRGLKEMEIR
- a CDS encoding MBL fold metallo-hydrolase gives rise to the protein MIDTLGIKQIKIDLPFRLNHVHCFLAEGEDGWTVIDTGLHNKYTVDLWDKELSNKEINNIIITHYHPDHFGYAGGLQEKTSAYVSMTKTDADLGYNAWTNEFINEIRRNYTLAGVPDEKANKMKNNTEEFIHYVTPYPRVDHYLEEGEKVRIGNYEYEVIFTPGHSDGLVTFYNAEHNVLLGTDHILPKITPNISYWFHGEENPLQLYLESLDKIRALHADYVIPSHGKPFYGANERIDEIKEHHEERLTKLQAIIKKPCHVYEASQKLFKKELNVHETRFAVGETLAHLEYLRKKGDCDREMHNNSWIYYK
- a CDS encoding GTP-binding protein, with the protein product MSRVPVTVLSGYLGAGKTTVLNYILNNAEGLKIAVIVNDMSEINIDANLIEQGGFSRSEEKLVEMSNGCICCTLREDLLVEVEKLANAGDIDYMLIESSGISEPIPVAQTFTYLDEDMDIDLSRFCRLDSLVTVVDAYGFWKDVKSGESLLDRKQAVGEEDEREIADLLIDQVEFCDQLIINKCDKLSEEELAKLEAVLRKLQPEATFIRAIHGKVNPKNILHTKAFDFERASAAAGWIKELQQGPENHTPETEEYGITSFVYKKQRPFHTNRFNDWLEHQMPESIIRAKGIVWCATRNDVAISISYAGGSVSISPVSYWLASLPQRMQAQVKAENPESIRHWHEEFGDRMNEFVIIGADMNEAQIREELDACLLTDEEMKTDWETLEDPYDWIIQPAATNS
- a CDS encoding Fur family transcriptional regulator — protein: MNIAAALDILREKGYKFTGKRAKMLEIFVEENRYLSAKNAFQFMRDDYPNLSVDTIYRNIKLFEKLDILESTEIKGETRYRYKCSKDHHHQIICTDCGTVQKIEMCPMEAVSTTPEGFTITHHKFEIYGYCEDCKP
- the rpsN gene encoding 30S ribosomal protein S14; translation: MAKKSKIAKERKRQELVMKYAEKRRELKEKGDYEALRKLPRDSSPTRLTSRCAITGRPRGVIRKFELSRIKFRELAHKGQIPGVKKSSW
- a CDS encoding CobW family GTP-binding protein, whose product is MERIPVTILTGFLGSGKTTLLNHLLTADHGERIAVIVNEFGEVGIDNQLVVGAEEEIFEMNNGCICCTVRGDLIRVLTDLIAAKFGTNGRKGEVDFDRVVIETTGLAEPAPVIQSFFVDEAIAMFYQMDSVITLVDAKHANQQLDQTHEAQEQVAFADIILLNKIDLVNNKEVQALEKRIRLMNPSVKIFRTKNAQIDLEHILSIHAFELDKKLEVDPGFLTEDPNDHEHDDHVTSFVLRANRPLHLEKLEKLVNHWIRDFGTDMYRYKGILNIQGTERKVIFQGIHMLFASTMDRKWKDNEERISEIVIIGKDLDQEQFETQFTECVEETLSN